A stretch of DNA from Vibrio gallaecicus:
AAAAAAATATGGATAGCGACGAGCAAGGAGCATAGCAATGCTAAATAAATTATCCATCAAGAATAAAATAATTCTCGCCATGCTTACCATGGGGGCGTTATTTCTCATTATTGCGATTTCGGTTCAAGTGAAGAACCGAGCTATTGAAGGCTATGCAATAAGCGTTGGGAGCTACGACATTCCTGAGGCGATCTTATCTTTGGCAATGCTTGATGAGTTGGGAGATATGAACTCAAATGTATTGGAGTTCATCACCGGTGAAGCAGAAGAAAAAGAAGATTTTAGAGCAAATCACACCGAACTCATTACTTTTTTTGAAGAGCTTAAACAGCTTCAAACCGTTGATGCTGTCTCTATGAGACAACTCGAAGAGCTTTCAGAGCGGTATTTTACAGATGCACAGTCGCTGGTCTTCAATGTGTTTGACCCCACTAGAGAGCAGCAAGCCGCAGATAAATATGACTACCTGATAGAAGAGTTTGCGATTCCGTTGGAGCGCCTACTCGATACATTAAAAGAAGAGGAAGTGGCTGATGCTGGTAGCTCAGGCAGTTTTGAGGAAGTCGTGAAAGATGATCTGCAAGGGGTTAGGTATTACCTTGAGTTAATCGATGAGCAAGGTGACATGATGTCGGCGTTAAATGCCTACATGAGAGGAGAGACGGGGGCCGTTAATCAATTTGAGCGGGAAGCGAGAAACTTTGCAGATTTCCTCAAAGAAATTAAACCGTTGGAGCGCCGCCCAGAAGAAATTCAGAGCCTCGCTGAAGTAGAAAGAATGTATGAAGAGTTGTATAGCGGAGGCCGGGATATCTTTGCGACATATAATCCAAGAGACAAAATTAATGCCGCAATTGAAATCGATAAATTGGAGCATGAAGTCTTCAATAAATTGGAAGATATTTTAGAGAGCATCAACAACAATGCGAGTGACCAAAGTAACCAATCCTTAGATGAACTTATTACTGCGGCTCGTGACAGTATTTCTTTGGTGTGGGGGCTGTTAGTAGCCGCAGTATTGCTGGCAATTGCAACTGCTTTGTTTTTGATTAGAGGCATTGTTATGCCAATTAAAGCCTTAGCAGAAGCGGCAGAAGATTTACGTTCTGGGGAGGGGGATTTAACAAGACGAATTCCTGATTTTGGACAAGATGAAATTGGTGAAACAGCAAAAAGCTTTAATGGGTTTATTGAGCGTTTACAAAATATTTTGCTAGATATTCAAGCATCAGTTGAAGCCATTGCTCACAGTACTAATGAGGTGAGTACCACTTCTAAAATGTTGAGCTCTACCTCCAACCAACTGGCCACCAGTGTGGAAGAAACCAGTGCTTCTCTTGATCAAATGAGCTCTTCAATATCAATGAATACGGATAATTCCAAAGTAACGAATGGTATTGCAACTCAGTCGAGCGCAGAAGCTCATGACGGCGGACAAGCAGTAAATGATACGGTCAATGCAATGACGGAAATTGCGCAAAAGATTGGAATTATTGAAGATATTGCCTACAAAACTAATCTATTAGCACTGAATGCAGCTATAGAAGCGGCACGGGCTGGTGAACACGGTAAAGGCTTTGCCGTCGTGGCAGATGAAGTTAGAAAACTTGCAGAAAGAAGCCAAGTTGCAGCCCAGGAAATCAGTACATTAGCGGACAACAGTGTGAAAGTGGCACAACATGCTGGAGACATGTTGAATCGAATGGTACCGAACATTCAAAAAACTGCAGACTTAGTTCAAGAAATTACAGCCGCATCTACAGAGCAAAGTACAAGTGTTGCTGAAATCAACCGAACAGTTTCTCAGCTTGACGATATTGCTCAACAAAATGCGTCGGCGTCTGAAGAATTGGCATCAACTGCCATCATGGTACAAGAGCAAACTGGTGAAATTCGTAAGACGGTTAATTTCTTCAAGCTTAAAAAAGCCGACCCGTATTCCCAAAGTCGACATAATCAATCTGGACCTCTTAATTACAGTCATACGCGGAACGATATTATTCAGCCAGCAGAGAAGAAAAACATGAAACATGTCGATGGTTTTATCCCATTTGATGATTAACAGCTGTGTAGGAAGTGCGCTAGATAAAGGAAATCGAGTGAGGTCCAAATGAGATTGAGTGGCTTAAGAGTAGAACCGACAGATAAGAGCACGGTTGTTGAAAGCGAGAAATACTTAGAGTTTAAAGTGGATGGAAAACTATTCGCTTATAACATTAATAAGGTCGCTGAAATTATGGAGTTTCCGGAAATTGAATCTATCCCTCTGTCTCCAGGTTTTCTCTTAGGAGCGATAAATCTAAGAGGCGATGTCATTCCAATAATCGACTTAGCGATTTGCTTGAATCGGGTCTCAACCCCAGTGACTGCGAAAACGTGTGTGGTTATTTCAGATGTGGATTATCAAGGTACCGTCTATAAAGTAGGGAATAAAGTCGATATCGTCACTCGTGTTATGGATATTGAAACAGTCCAAATAGATAAAGCGCCCGATCTCGCGGGTCAATTGGAACATCGAGTACTGGTTGGAGTTGCTAAGTTAGATAACCGACTATTATCAATCCTTAATGTCGATTCATTAATGACTCATGCTCAGCTGGATTGGTTAAAGGAATCTCAGTTCTGCGATGAACAAAATTTGGCACAGTTATAGACATTTGGGAGAGATGTGTGAATCAAGCCAGTTCGGAACAAGAGGCAATGGAAGATGCCCATTCAATAAGTGCCTGCTTATTAGTAGATATTGGTGGTGAAGTCTTTGGTATTTCAGTCGGTAGTGTCAAAGAAGTGATTGAATTCGAATCGATCACTACAGTACCAATGTGCTCTGGCAAAGATGGAAACGGCATTGTGAGTGGTGTCATTAACGTAAGAGGCAGCGTAGTACCTGTTATTGATGCTGGAAAGCGTTTAGGGCTACAGCATGAGAAAGCTTACGATAAATATAGCTGCATTGTCTTGTACGAAAGTTACGATGAAGCCAGTAATGTGGTGGTGACTGTAGGTATTTTAGTTAATCGAGTAAAAGCAATTGAAGGTTTAGCACAAGAGGCCTTAACCGATGCTCCCTATTTTGGTGTGCATATTCCTGCTCACTTTGTCTCAACAATGGCGCGTATAGAAGATCAGGTATTTATCATTTTAGATATGCCCGTTTTACTGAATTTATCTTCAATTAACCAAGACATCTTGTCGAATCAGAAGCAACTCTTTAACCAACTTTTGAGTTGAAGGTGCAGGTTTTACAAGCTAGTCGATTTTTAAAAGCTAGAGCGGATTATTTAAAATTAACGCAGAACATTAAAAGCTAACGCAGATCATTAAAAGCTATAAACGGATTGGTATAGCTCTATAAAGGCGATTTCACCTATGACTGAACTGAGTGATTCTGGCTTCAAGCATATTCAACGCTTATTTGAAAACCACACAGGTATTCAATTAGCGGACCATAAAAAAATGGCAGTTGCGAACCGGTTATTTGGTAGATTAAATCACTTTAATTTTGACGATTTTGGTGATTACCTGAGTTTGTTAGATCAAACATCACACCAGCGAGAACTTCAAATTTTCATCGATAAACTCACAACGCATGAAACCTATTTTTTTAGAGAAAAAGACCAATTTGATTGGTTAGAAGAACACCTTTCCCAATATAAAAATCAAGAACCATCCCATACCATATCGATTTGGAGCGCAGCATGCTCAAGCGGAGAGGAAGTCTACAGTCTAGCGATGATACTCCATGCAAACCTAGGAGGTGACGGTTGGAATGTGTTTGGAAATGATATTTCAGAAGTGGCGATTCAAACCGCTCAGGTTGCTAACTACCCCATTAAAAAAGCGCAACGAATTCCTAAACCTTATCGAAATGCTTACTGTTTAAAGGGGGTGGGTGAATTCGAAGGGAAATTTACCCTGTGCGAAGAGATCAAGCGGCGTTGTATGTTCACCTCTCACAACTTACTTCAATTCGACCAAGAAACATCGATTAAATTTGACATTATCTTTCTACGGAATGTGCTCATCTATTTCACACCGATGAAACAAAAAGAAATCGTGGATAAGGTGATCGATAGGCTCAGTTTCGGCGGGCATTTATTTTTAGGGCACAGTGAAAATATTGTTCGTGACCATAGCGAACTTGAGCAGGTTGAACGCTGTATTTATAAGAAGGTTTCTCTATGACGATTAATGTTTTTATTGTTGATGATTCAGCCGTAATAAGGCAGGTATTAGGTGAAGTGGTGGATGCTGACCCTGACCTTAAATTAATAGGGGTAGCGCCAGATCCTGTTCTTGCTATTCGAAAAATGAATAAGCATATGCCAGATGTCATTTTACTTGATATCGAAATGCCAAAAATGGATGGCATAACTTTTCTTAAAAAGGTAATGACTGAGCACCCAATTCCCGTTGTTATTCTATCTGCTCTTACTGAATCTAACCCTGACTTGTGTTTAGAAGCGTTATCTTCAGGGGCGGTAGAGGTTGTGAATAAACCCTCGAGCAATTTGAGTCATTACCTTCAGTCTTCTGAAATTAAAGGGCTTTTAAGTGGAATTAAACGGGCCGCAAAAATGAAGGTTCGCCCTGTTAGATACCTTGGGGAGGCGAGTTTCAGAAAACGTTATTCAGCAGATGTGATTATTGAACAGGAGCGTCATCATCAATCGGTCAAAACTGATGAAGTGATCGTTGTTGGAGCTTCAACTGGCGGTACAGATGCGATAGAAAAGCTCCTCATGGGTATGCCACCAGGAAGCCCGCCAATAGTGATAGTGCAGCACATGCCAGGAAAGTTTACGAATGCTTTTGCTCAACGGTTAAACACAGTGCTACAGCATCGAGTTGTAGAAGCTGAAAACCGTCAGAAGCTGGTGGCAGGATCGGTCTATATTGCACCTGGTGACGTACATACTATGATTAGTAGAGTAGAACAAACCTACTTTATTGAACTTAAGGATGGTCCTCTTGTAAGCCGTCACAAGCCTTCAGTTGATGTTCTGTTTCGTTCAGCTGCACAACATGTTGGTGAAAATTGTATTGGGGTCATTATGACAGGAATGGGGGATGACGGAGCTCAGGGAATGGTGGAGTTAAAAAGAGTAGGGGCTTACACGCTAGCTCAGAGTGAAGACAGTTGTTTGGTATTTGGGATGCCAAAAGAAGCGATTGCTAAAGGGGGCGTTGATAAAGTCTGTTCACTGCAGAACTTGCCTTACCATATTCAAAAAACGATGGTGGGCAATGCATGACATATTCTAACCAAGCAATAGAGTCACTAGGGCTCATTAATATCATTATTAATGAACAAGGTTATATCAGTGATTTGTCTGAACAGGCCGCTGAACTATTTCGAATGGAAATGGGTGACAATATATTTTCAGCTTGTCCGATAGAATTTCTCGATGAACATTACCAACCATACCCCTGCATTGATAACCTGTGCGAAAAAATTGCTAAGCAAACTAGTGAGTGCACACTTACTCCCTATGATTTTGAATGTGGGTTAAGTTACCCAGATCGCAATGTCGTTTGGCTTAAAATACACGTTGTAGTTCGAGAGTCCTCTTTGGTTTTACACTGCAGTGATATTGGAGAACTCGTTGCAGCAAGGCGTTTGAATCGTCAACTATCAATACAAGATCCGCATACAGGCCTACTGTATCGAGAAGCTTTTTTAACGAAGATTAAAGAAGAAAACCGACACGGAACCGTATGTTGTGTTCGAATATGCAATTACCAAAGGATTAATGAAATTTGGGGGGCTGCAGTTGCTAACCTAGTGTTTATGGAAATTTTAGCGCGAGCCTATACCGAAACGAATAATGCGATTTGCAGTAAGCATTCCACAGACAGCTTCATTGTGTTTGTTCCCAGTGAAGACTCCTTAGATATTGAACATTTCTACTCGTTATTGAATGAGCCTTTCCATTTTAACGGGCGTCACTTTTTCAGTAATGTTGCCCTTGGCTATTATCAAGAAAAGCCCTCTGATGAACACGAGCAAAGCTTGAATAAAGCTGAAATGGCAATCTTAGATGTATCTGCCGAAAGAATCAGGTTAGCTGAATTTCAAGAAGATCTGGCTAAGCAAATTGAACATCAAAATAACCTAGAAATGGAATTTAGGTCTGCAATTAATGATGATTTTAATAAACATTTTCATACCACTTTCCAACCTATCCATTGCTCTCAAACTGGCAAGGTTGTCGGGGGAGAGTGTCTGATTCGCTGGGTACTTAATGGCAAGATGGTTTCACCCGTAGAGTTTATTCCTATTTCGGAAAAAACCGGAGATATAGGTTTGCTGACTCAGTTTAACATTCGCCAACTAGGTGAAATGGTCAGAGAGCTGGAGAATAAAGGAATAGATACTTCGAAGTATTTGTTTGCTTTAAACATCAGCGTGGTTGAGATCCTTGACGTAGATTTTGTAGATAAGCTAACAGAATGCATAAAGCTAAATGGGTTGGTGTCGGAGCAGGTAAAGCTTGAACTGACTGAGTCGGCATTAATTGATAATTTCAATTACGTGAATCTGGTTCTAGAACAGGT
This window harbors:
- a CDS encoding methyl-accepting chemotaxis protein, which gives rise to MLNKLSIKNKIILAMLTMGALFLIIAISVQVKNRAIEGYAISVGSYDIPEAILSLAMLDELGDMNSNVLEFITGEAEEKEDFRANHTELITFFEELKQLQTVDAVSMRQLEELSERYFTDAQSLVFNVFDPTREQQAADKYDYLIEEFAIPLERLLDTLKEEEVADAGSSGSFEEVVKDDLQGVRYYLELIDEQGDMMSALNAYMRGETGAVNQFEREARNFADFLKEIKPLERRPEEIQSLAEVERMYEELYSGGRDIFATYNPRDKINAAIEIDKLEHEVFNKLEDILESINNNASDQSNQSLDELITAARDSISLVWGLLVAAVLLAIATALFLIRGIVMPIKALAEAAEDLRSGEGDLTRRIPDFGQDEIGETAKSFNGFIERLQNILLDIQASVEAIAHSTNEVSTTSKMLSSTSNQLATSVEETSASLDQMSSSISMNTDNSKVTNGIATQSSAEAHDGGQAVNDTVNAMTEIAQKIGIIEDIAYKTNLLALNAAIEAARAGEHGKGFAVVADEVRKLAERSQVAAQEISTLADNSVKVAQHAGDMLNRMVPNIQKTADLVQEITAASTEQSTSVAEINRTVSQLDDIAQQNASASEELASTAIMVQEQTGEIRKTVNFFKLKKADPYSQSRHNQSGPLNYSHTRNDIIQPAEKKNMKHVDGFIPFDD
- a CDS encoding chemotaxis protein CheW, with the protein product MNQASSEQEAMEDAHSISACLLVDIGGEVFGISVGSVKEVIEFESITTVPMCSGKDGNGIVSGVINVRGSVVPVIDAGKRLGLQHEKAYDKYSCIVLYESYDEASNVVVTVGILVNRVKAIEGLAQEALTDAPYFGVHIPAHFVSTMARIEDQVFIILDMPVLLNLSSINQDILSNQKQLFNQLLS
- a CDS encoding chemotaxis protein CheW codes for the protein MRLSGLRVEPTDKSTVVESEKYLEFKVDGKLFAYNINKVAEIMEFPEIESIPLSPGFLLGAINLRGDVIPIIDLAICLNRVSTPVTAKTCVVISDVDYQGTVYKVGNKVDIVTRVMDIETVQIDKAPDLAGQLEHRVLVGVAKLDNRLLSILNVDSLMTHAQLDWLKESQFCDEQNLAQL
- a CDS encoding EAL domain-containing protein, with protein sequence MTYSNQAIESLGLINIIINEQGYISDLSEQAAELFRMEMGDNIFSACPIEFLDEHYQPYPCIDNLCEKIAKQTSECTLTPYDFECGLSYPDRNVVWLKIHVVVRESSLVLHCSDIGELVAARRLNRQLSIQDPHTGLLYREAFLTKIKEENRHGTVCCVRICNYQRINEIWGAAVANLVFMEILARAYTETNNAICSKHSTDSFIVFVPSEDSLDIEHFYSLLNEPFHFNGRHFFSNVALGYYQEKPSDEHEQSLNKAEMAILDVSAERIRLAEFQEDLAKQIEHQNNLEMEFRSAINDDFNKHFHTTFQPIHCSQTGKVVGGECLIRWVLNGKMVSPVEFIPISEKTGDIGLLTQFNIRQLGEMVRELENKGIDTSKYLFALNISVVEILDVDFVDKLTECIKLNGLVSEQVKLELTESALIDNFNYVNLVLEQVQDLGFRVSIDDFGTGFSSLSYLCRLRFDEIKIDREFVTNVVSDSKLQTVFNSIASLATNLNKPVVAEGVETLEQLIYAQAKGIEYIQGYYFSKPLQKDDYISHLMSNQI
- a CDS encoding CheR family methyltransferase; protein product: MTELSDSGFKHIQRLFENHTGIQLADHKKMAVANRLFGRLNHFNFDDFGDYLSLLDQTSHQRELQIFIDKLTTHETYFFREKDQFDWLEEHLSQYKNQEPSHTISIWSAACSSGEEVYSLAMILHANLGGDGWNVFGNDISEVAIQTAQVANYPIKKAQRIPKPYRNAYCLKGVGEFEGKFTLCEEIKRRCMFTSHNLLQFDQETSIKFDIIFLRNVLIYFTPMKQKEIVDKVIDRLSFGGHLFLGHSENIVRDHSELEQVERCIYKKVSL
- a CDS encoding protein-glutamate methylesterase/protein-glutamine glutaminase, which gives rise to MTINVFIVDDSAVIRQVLGEVVDADPDLKLIGVAPDPVLAIRKMNKHMPDVILLDIEMPKMDGITFLKKVMTEHPIPVVILSALTESNPDLCLEALSSGAVEVVNKPSSNLSHYLQSSEIKGLLSGIKRAAKMKVRPVRYLGEASFRKRYSADVIIEQERHHQSVKTDEVIVVGASTGGTDAIEKLLMGMPPGSPPIVIVQHMPGKFTNAFAQRLNTVLQHRVVEAENRQKLVAGSVYIAPGDVHTMISRVEQTYFIELKDGPLVSRHKPSVDVLFRSAAQHVGENCIGVIMTGMGDDGAQGMVELKRVGAYTLAQSEDSCLVFGMPKEAIAKGGVDKVCSLQNLPYHIQKTMVGNA